The Hevea brasiliensis isolate MT/VB/25A 57/8 chromosome 9, ASM3005281v1, whole genome shotgun sequence nucleotide sequence TCCTTGCATTTTTCATTTATTCTAAGACAACCATACTGAGCATATCATTCTATATtgtctttgaaaatgtcataattcTGATTATTGCTAATGCGGAGCAGAAACAGCACAATCGATGCAAAAATTAGGCATCCACAGACACAGATACATCAGGACTGCATTGTCTAAGCCAAAGCTAATTGACATCCAAAATCAGAATCCAACTTATATTCCTCAATAATAAGGTGATTTCCATTAGTTAAAACTAATGCAAGACATCATCTTGTTCACAGCCACAATTTACAGTGCAAAAGGGCTAGCTGAATATCTATTTACAGTGCAAGCTGCATGCAGAAGGCATGGCCATAGAAGCAAAATCCTCATCACCCAACATACATGGTCACCATACATGACCATATAAAAGAATTTAAGAGACAATGAAACATTCCAGAATAAAGCTGCTGAATAAAGGCTAAAATCTGAGAAAATATAACCAAAGAAACTAATACAAAAGAAAAAACCTAAACTTTTAAAGCAAGTAACTACCTCCAAAACGAACAGCCACTTGAAGAGCCTACAGGAGCAAAAggcaagcaaaaaaaaaaaaaaaagttagcagCGTTAATGAATTAAAGATACCATGATTTGAGGGAAAAAAAATGGCAAAGAAAACGGTAGCAAAGAAACAGAATTAGAGATTGTTTGAAACCTTTAAGGGTACAAACAATTGAACTTGCTAGTAAGTGAGAAATATTTGGCTCATTGCTAAGACCCTCGCCGATCAGCTGGGGGCGGCCAATTGGGCTCAGCTGATCAGCTAAGGGCAGCCAAATGAAATGACCTTGGGAATCGGCCAAGGCCAACTGACAACAAAGAATATGCAGCAGATTTGGCAGAGACCTCAGAAATCTACATATGTTGTGATGCATGATTTGCTAGGGCTAAAGACTAAACAGCCCTCCTTGAACTTTGTTTACACGAGATTCACGCTGGTTGAGATAGAATGAAAGCTAAGCCAATTCTTAGCAAGCAAGCCTCATTAACAGCTGATTAAAAGACCAATAAAAGCCCCTCACAACTGGCTTTGCTAAAAAGTAGCTAAATAGGACTTGATCACCATCATCTATATCCATATTCATATAAATATGTTAATGATCATTGATATGGTGTCATAGAGATACTCTTGAATGTTAACACACTGCTTCAAGCCTCTTGAGCAGCTGCTTAAAAGCCCAAAAGCCCCTCACAACTGCCTCTGTTAAGAAGTAGCCAAATAGAACTGTTCTGCTATATTTACATTCATGAATACTTTAAAGATTATTGATGCGAGGTTATAGAGATATTCTTGAATATTAATGTGATGCTTTTCTTTAAAACATGAGCAAATGGGACACCCATATATATTAATGAGAACAACAAGAAATTAGCAGGCAAGATAAAGCAAGAGTAAGGGCAAAAGGATAAGCTGCATACAGCGCCGTTTTGGTCACAGTGCATGGGGCAAAGACCCACGGGAACAACGTGTACGGCAGATAGATATAAGAGACAAAAGCTTACTTCAACCGTCGATGCACAGTATAGACCTTTCGGATATAGGACCCACAGAAAATAACATGCATTGCAGAGCAAACGCAAAAGACAAAGTGCAGTGCAACTTTCAAGGGCAATTATGTGATTCAACATTGaccaaaaaaatttagaaatcacTGTTCAATTGagcattttaatatatttttatagatggtgtttatataatttcatttatgtTAAAGAAAAGTATTTTTTTCAaaacatataaaattaattaattttatgaatatcacaattttatggataattttaatattatttacttAAATTCTATATATCTATATTTTAAATATCTTTTGTGAGTCAAAAAAATCATTTGTTCTCATTATGATGGACATGcaattcattaattaaatatcGATTGAATATATCGATTAATGAATGGTGATAATTCTAAAATGATTAATTGATAGTATAGtttcataattataaaataaaaattttaataaatatagtgataaaataaacattttaaatatttttaaaataaattaacttgCTAAAAATTATATGAaactattattaatttaaaaatacaataaatttttaatattataaattactgaatttttttaaaagaataaattaTTGAACGTAAAATATATAGATAGCTTAAAATCAAaaagttttattaatttatcttaattttttttaaataattatgaaaaataaatttaattaaaataataaattaaatagaaaaaagtattttaacttctaatattataaaaaaataaaaaattttattaaaggaAAGATtctaataaagaaaaaataattactaaaattttaatgaagaacttatagtcattttaaaaaaattactaatatatctaaaaaaaaaaaacaggggAGGCCAGACCCATTaacatttaaaatatatatatatatatatatatatatatatatatatatatatttaaaaaaaaattatcattataaTAATGCCCTCTTGGGCCCAAGGTGAATCCGTCGCATTCATGCATGAAGTGACCAGAAGGTCTTAGAGTTTTGTTTTCTTTCTCGTTTACTGGTAGATATTGAAGATTTAGCATCCACGCCAGCAAACTACACATACAATAATTGCTTTTGAGGAATGGGCCACTTGATCTGCCGCAAGCCTGAAACATGAGTATTCAAAGCTCAatgttttaaaactttttttttatatttaattttagtattaccaaatttatgatttaaaaaaaattactaaaaccTGATGAATTCTACCGATTTTATATATGAATCTCATTTCTTAAATTTGTGATTTAGGTAGAGGGAAGAAATTCCCTTGATCTCAGTTGGAAGCCTATCCGCAACTTCAACCTATCTAACACTGCAAGTCCATCAAATTGATCTTCGTTACAACTGCTGTATATTTTTGTCAGTGCCGTGTATATCCACGACTTGATATCTTTTGTACATCAGCAATAATCCCCATTTAAATATTACCAAATCAATTAAAGAGTGGTTCAGCATTCTTTAATGACGATATGACGTGGAGAAATTTGTCACAAGAGACAAATTTTCATGTCAATGTTATGATTTGAGGAAAGCCAGATTTTCAATGTTATAAAGGACATGACTGAGATTTTTACTATCTTTTTACATCATCGAGATCTTCTTTTCTAGTAAAACCCACATCttacttttttctttttcctcttctttaatttattttcacgttCATGGGATTTCCTTCAAAGATTGCACCATTATTATGACCATTTTCTTGAACTTTCAGTTCTTGCTTTTCTTGATGTGATATTATAAGTCTTTGTTGATTCTCAAGCTGATTTGTTTTTCACTTGGTGAAATACAATCACAGAAAAGCAGAGAATAAATAAAATGGGGGAATCTGTCCTATTTGCCTTACACAAAGAGGTAAAATCTGGAGAACATGCGATATCTGCAATATTGCCTCTGTTGAAACTTATCACCGTTGCACTGTTtggtttaattcttaccaaagtcCAACTCGTTCCTAAAGCTACTTTCAAGCAGCTTAGCAAGCTTGTTTTTGTTCTGTTCTTGCCTTGCTTGATATTCACTGATCTGGGTCCATCCATTACTCTCTACAAAATTGTTCGCTGGTGGTTCATTCCTGTTAATGTAATCATTAGTACTACAATTGGTTGCATATTGGGATACATGGTGGCGTTGATATGTCGGCCGCCGGAGGAACTGTTTCGGTTCACAATAATTATGACTGCATTTGGAAACACGGGTAATATCCCACTTGCAATAGTTACATCAGTGTGCCATAGTACTGATAATCCGTTCGGAAGTGAATGTTCTGAGAATGGTATTGCTTATGCATCTTTTTCACAATGGGTTTCTGTtgctcttgtttatactcttgttTACCATATGATGGAACCGCCATTAGAGTACTATGCGATTGTTAATGAAGGGGGAGAGATTCAGGAAGTGCCTATTGATAACAGCAGGCCACTCCTTGTGGAAGCTGAATGGCCAGGACTGGAAGATCAAGAAACTGAACATAGCAAGACACCTTTCATTGCAAGGCTTTTTAATAGCATATCTAGAATTTCAAATAGAAATGTTCCTGATCTTGATACAGTAGAAGAGGCCGGAGATGAAAGAAATGTTCCTGATATTGATGCAATAGAAGAGGCCGGAGATGAAAGAAATGTTCCTGATATTGATGCAATAGAAGAGGCCGGAGATGAGAGAAGTGAAAACAATCCCATATCCATTAGGTGCTTAGCAGAGCGTGGGATGGTTAGAAAGATTAAAATTGTTGCTGAGCAAACACCAATTCATCACATTCTTCAGCCTCCAACTATTGCTTCTTTTCTAGCTATTGTCATCGGAGTGATTCCTGCAGTTAAAAAGTTTGTATATAGTTCTGATGGTCCACTTGAATTTATAACAGACAGTTTAGATATCATGTCTGAGGCTATGGTGCCATCAGTTATGCTTATTCTTGGAGGAATGCTTGCTGAAGGTCCAAATCAGTCGAAAATTGGTATTCGAACAACAATTGGCATTATTGTTGCAAGGCTTTTGGTGCTTCCTGTAATTGGAATTGGAGTTATCTACTTAGCTGATAAATGGAATATTTTAATCTCCAAGGACGACCAAATGTACAGGTTTGTGCTTCTGCTGCAATACACAACACCAAGTGCCATTTTATTGGGAGCTGTAGCAAGCTTGAGAGGTTATGCAGTTAAAGAGGCTTCAGCACTCCTCTTCTGGCAGCATGTGTGCGCTGTGGTTTCACTTTCATTATATATGATTGTCTTCTTTGATCTGCTGTTTTCATATATCTAAGGTTTTTCCCCAACCTTCCTGCTTAATGTTTCTCATTCACATTTCTGCTCTAGGCAGATTTGAGCCTCTTTTATGACGATGCCTATGCATATATGGGTGGACTTTATGTGAACTTCATGCACAACATCATTTAATTTATTACGACCATAGAATTCACATTTAAACCAAATGTGATAATTATGACGCATGTAAGCCTGTTGACAAGGTGAACCAAATCAAAGAAATAGGATATTTGCACGAGGCAGAACTCTGTAATGTGTTTTGTTGCTCCCAAAGAAAATGTGTTTTGTTGCTCAAAGTTTGCAGTTGACAGTTAGTTGTTTTGTTTGTTGGCTTTTTGGGCAATCCGTCTCAAGCTCATAAATCGTTACAAAGGCCTAGAATCATGCTTAGAATTGAAAAGTTGTTGGTGGGAATCTGGAAAATTAAGTATAATGGACATATGTGGATGGATTTTAGGGCGCCATCCTAGCTAGATGCTTCTTAAGTGGTTTCATATCTTCTGCttgattttgaatttttttttttatttggttcACAGGGACTGTAAtttctttttatatattttatatttatgtaattttaattCCGAAATAAATCATACATTTCTTTAAAAACCGGTTTGTCTGTAGTATGTATAGTTTTATAATAATCAAACAAGAGAAGATTGGAAAATAAAATGAGCTACACTCATTTCAGTTCAAGAAGGCAAAATCATAATCAAACAATAGGTCCTCCAAATACATGGTGCAGGAATACATTTGAATCACCATGACTATCATTTTGAAACTTCTAgccataataaattaaataacttCAACAATTCTTTCATCTTGCCCCTACCGGACACAAACAAAAATGTTCATGGTTGACATGGAGCTTATATTCTTGTGGGTTATGATTGCTTTCGTTCATGAACTTCCTCAGAATCTGGTTCTGATTCTGGTATTGCTTTGGTTTCTTCTGCTTCAGGTTTCTCCATCTCGTCTGGTGTATCTGCTGCATTTTTCTTCACCTATATATGATTGTAGGAGCCTTTCTCTTTAAATAACTAAGCAAAGTGGTTTGCAATAAAGAATGCCATCTAGAGCAGCATAGGATGAGGGTGTAAGATAACAACACCCATGAGAGCACCCGAAGCATGTCTTGTGACAAGATTCTCCCTCAACACTCACCTGTTACAAATATTTTGCTTAAATTTAGCGTCtatttttatttcatatataACACAAAACTATAGATAAAATTATGTATAAGCCTTCTCTAATGGTTATGCAGTTTTGTTACATCGTGCGCACTTGTCTTGAGCGCCAGAGAACATGGTGGAAAATTTGTTAGGAGCCTTTGCCTGCAAAGAAGAGAAATTAGCCTCAATTGTAAGAAAAATGCTGGACATTTCCATAACAAAGAAAAATCAGGAACACGAAAAGCATCTGCGCCTgtccattttcttttctccagCCGAATGAATAGCCACAaattgaaggaaaaattgaatACCATATTGAAGAAATATacataaaagaaatttaaagaaaagagAAGGGTTATATGAGAATTTCTTTGTATAATTTGCCAGTCTCTTTGAACAGTTGCTCAAAGTGTGGTTTGCAGTACAGGACTCTATCCATTGAGGAATAGCTGCTGGTCTGCAACAAAAATATTGTAAACAGCAGAATCTATCAGAATGCATTGAAATGGAAAATAAAAATATGCATTGAAATGGAAAATAAAAATGAGAATTATAAGAAAAGAAGGCTATAAATTTTATGTATATACATACCACAAGAAGTCCATTGCAGTGCTTGCACTTGAAGCAAGTCTTATGATAAGGGATGCCATCAGCTGTTGCCATTTCAATGAAATGAAATGTGTTATCGCAAGCCTTGCATTTCTCTGTCGTTCCACTGAACACCATTcttatactttttttttcttgtaaagGGGATTATTAATTATTTCTGTTTCAACAACAAACACAGTACAATTTCTCTATCTCACAAGGTCGAGAAAGaatgaactctaaaaattttgTTGTTGTTGCCTTTGTGTTATGATTGACACTTGCAGGCTGGCACAAGGTCAgtctatatatgtacatatatggtGGAAATGGGATTAAGGGTTCAGGAGATCAAAATCAGTGTTCTAAGAATAGGGTTCATAGTCCTGATAAAAGGGATAAACCGCAGCCTTCATTTTTTTGAGGGTAGATAAACTACGAATAATTTCCTTTTATTTTGTGGTAGTTAATTTGAATCAGATTATCTTCTCAGGTGGTGAGTGAATTGTGGTTTGGTAATGCATCTTGTCAGCTTCGTGGTCCTGAATTTTCTTGGATCTTTTCTTTTGGGATTTTTAATCATAATACCCTGAAGCTTCTCTCATCAGCAAACTTTGTTATTTTATACCAGAATATTCATCCTTCCCTCAAGGCCCAACACAAGTCTGAACACTAGTTAAACATTGGACTCAGAATTCAGAGCTTACTTTGATTGGACCCAAATTACAAGAGATAGAAAAAGAGGAATGGAAGCCTGAACAAAAACAGGCAAACCCAGAAAATGAAGACAACAAAGAGGTAAATGGCAATTAGGACCTACCAGATCAAAAACACAAGAGCCTCACTTGCTTAGTCGGTTGTTGGGAGGGCATAAAATTTCCaacttgaaaaattaattaacacCTTGCTGATGCTTATTACATTAGCAAAGATCATATGGTCCCAATCACAACCTCACTTGCAAGCCCACCCTAACCATGCAACATATGCAACCATCCATCAATTATTCTTTGAAATAGAGCTACAAGTGTATAGGAAAataacatcaattattctttgaaAATTGACTTTTTTAATTACGATAAAAAGGAAGGCTCAtaagatattattttaattaggGGAATTAGTCTTAAATTCATAATACTGACAAGACACGCATGTTAGCAGGATTCTACATAGGCATGTAGTCTTGCCAAGTGAAATTGCTACATGCTTACCAAATTGCAGTCACCCTCATGACTGTGGCTTCTCTCTCATATAGCAAGCGCAGACAAAGTTCATTCACTTTCACAACCACTTGTTAGAATGCTTCCCCATTACTACTGCTGGTGGGACGTGATACCGATGCCATGTGCTGATTAGAAAGTTGCTCTATAATGCAGGTTGCCGACACTATAAGTTCGGTAAAAGAAACCCATCTTTCTTAGATCATTGTGAATTCCATCCCAGCATGA carries:
- the LOC110647052 gene encoding protein PIN-LIKES 2-like isoform X2; translation: MGESVLFALHKEVKSGEHAISAILPLLKLITVALFGLILTKVQLVPKATFKQLSKLVFVLFLPCLIFTDLGPSITLYKIVRWWFIPVNVIISTTIGCILGYMVALICRPPEELFRFTIIMTAFGNTGNIPLAIVTSVCHSTDNPFGSECSENGIAYASFSQWVSVALVYTLVYHMMEPPLEYYAIVNEGGEIQEVPIDNSRPLLVEAEWPGLEDQETEHSKTPFIARLFNSISRISNRNVPDLDTVEEAGDERNVPDIDAIEEAGDERSENNPISIRCLAERGMVRKIKIVAEQTPIHHILQPPTIASFLAIVIGVIPAVKKFVYSSDGPLEFITDSLDIMSEAMVPSVMLILGGMLAEGPNQSKIGIRTTIGIIVARLLVLPVIGIGVIYLADKWNILISKDDQMYRFVLLLQYTTPSAILLGAVASLRGYAVKEASALLFWQHVCAVVSLSLYMIVFFDLLFSYI
- the LOC110647052 gene encoding protein PIN-LIKES 2-like isoform X1, with protein sequence MGESVLFALHKEVKSGEHAISAILPLLKLITVALFGLILTKVQLVPKATFKQLSKLVFVLFLPCLIFTDLGPSITLYKIVRWWFIPVNVIISTTIGCILGYMVALICRPPEELFRFTIIMTAFGNTGNIPLAIVTSVCHSTDNPFGSECSENGIAYASFSQWVSVALVYTLVYHMMEPPLEYYAIVNEGGEIQEVPIDNSRPLLVEAEWPGLEDQETEHSKTPFIARLFNSISRISNRNVPDLDTVEEAGDERNVPDIDAIEEAGDERNVPDIDAIEEAGDERSENNPISIRCLAERGMVRKIKIVAEQTPIHHILQPPTIASFLAIVIGVIPAVKKFVYSSDGPLEFITDSLDIMSEAMVPSVMLILGGMLAEGPNQSKIGIRTTIGIIVARLLVLPVIGIGVIYLADKWNILISKDDQMYRFVLLLQYTTPSAILLGAVASLRGYAVKEASALLFWQHVCAVVSLSLYMIVFFDLLFSYI
- the LOC110647062 gene encoding LIM domain-containing protein PLIM2b isoform X1; the protein is MVFSGTTEKCKACDNTFHFIEMATADGIPYHKTCFKCKHCNGLLVTSSYSSMDRVLYCKPHFEQLFKETGKLYKAKAPNKFSTMFSGAQDKCARCEC
- the LOC110647062 gene encoding LIM domain-containing protein PLIM2b isoform X2, translating into MVFSGTTEKCKACDNTFHFIEMATADGIPYHKTCFKCKHCNGLLVTSSYSSMDRVLYCKPHFEQLFKETGKLYKAKAPNKFSTMFSGAQDK